The Drosophila teissieri strain GT53w chromosome X, Prin_Dtei_1.1, whole genome shotgun sequence genome has a segment encoding these proteins:
- the LOC122624386 gene encoding uncharacterized protein LOC122624386, whose translation MMETRRLERQKRLLAMRQAASSLPSSQEKAFNLRLVDLYREQPCLWKTSLPAYKDADMKRTSWQQIASQLGSHLSAEFIRCRMRHMRYQLNVYKLQMIEHQMTSGGGKPPEKPYYIDRFDFLEAEDAAEQPADQASSSQAKEQNIPNSEKFAKLWSDFNLKSLINPLTREPLDASRESHRSGQRIVDMVKMRMDAQLEPLEFDRPRLKMPDLKQHINWQRGLGQRPSTSSMGALSETVPTLQARPGDSVSKTKMSQKHGDGGEQPTSSRRAQNDESEDEELYNVHWNARRGQRSLRPGHDRLLKLPTRLRPTQPNEPTPDIF comes from the coding sequence ATGATGGAGACACGGCGTCTGGAGCGCCAGAAGCGTTTATTGGCCATGCGGCAAGCGGCATCCTCACTGCCCTCCAGCCAGGAGAAGGCATTCAATTTGCGCCTGGTCGACCTGTACAGGGAGCAGCCGTGTCTGTGGAAGACCTCGCTGCCGGCGTACAAGGATGCGGACATGAAGCGCACATCCTGGCAGCAGATTGCCAGCCAATTGGGCAGTCACCTGAGTGCCGAATTCATACGCTGCCGCATGCGCCACATGCGGTATCAACTCAATGTGTACAAGCTCCAGATGATCGAGCATCAGATGACCAGCGGTGGGGGCAAACCGCCCGAGAAGCCCTACTACATCGATCGCTTTGACTTCCTGGAAGCAGAGGACGCAGCTGAGCAGCCGGCTGACCAGGCATCCAGTTCGCAGGCAAAGGAACAGAATATACCGAACTCCGAGAAGTTCGCGAAACTCTGGTCGGACTTTAATCTGAAGTCGCTGATAAATCCGCTCACAAGGGAACCCCTCGACGCCAGCAGGGAGAGCCATCGTTCGGGGCAGCGGATCGTCGACATGGTCAAGATGCGCATGGATGCGCAGCTGGAGCCACTGGAGTTCGACAGACCGCGTCTGAAGATGCCAGATCTTAAGCAGCACATCAACTGGCAGCGGGGATTGGGTCAGCGCCCGTCCACCAGCTCCATGGGAGCTCTTTCCGAGACTGTGCCCACATTGCAGGCACGCCCCGGGGATTCCGTATCCAAGACCAAGATGAGCCAGAAGCATGGGGATGGCGGTGAGCAGCCGACGAGCTCCAGGAGGGCACAGAACGACGAgtcggaggacgaggagctgtACAATGTGCATTGGAATGCGCGCAGGGGTCAGAGGTCACTGCGACCTGGACACGATCGCCTGCTGAAGCTGCCAACGCGACTGCGTCCTACGCAGCCCAACGAACCCACTCCAGATATATTTTAA
- the LOC122624652 gene encoding cofilin/actin-depolymerizing factor homolog, with protein sequence MASGIDLSRECKHVFEQIRKLKQHRYAVFVIQDEREIKVEVLGVREANYDDFLGDLQRGGPHQCRFAVYDYAYQHQCQGTSSTCLKEKLFLMLWCPTLARIKDKMLYSSTFAVLKREFAGVQKCIQATEPEEACRNAVEEQLRSLDRE encoded by the coding sequence ATGGCATCTGGCATCGATCTGAGCCGCGAGTGCAAGCACGTGTTCGAGCAGATCCGGAAGCTGAAGCAGCATCGCTACGCGGTGTTCGTCATCCAGGACGAGCGGGAGATCAAGGTGGAGGTGCTGGGCGTTAGGGAGGCCAACTACGACGACTTCCTGGGGGATCTGCAACGTGGTGGACCCCATCAGTGCCGCTTCGCCGTCTACGACTATGCGTATCAGCACCAGTGCCAGGGCACCTCGTCCACCTGCCTGAAGGAGAAGCTATTCCTGATGCTCTGGTGCCCGACGCTGGCCAGGATCAAGGACAAGATGCTCTACTCCAGCACGTTTGCGGTGCTCAAGCGGGAGTTTGCCGGCGTCCAGAAGTGCATACAGGCCACCGAACCGGAGGAGGCCTGTCGCAATGCTgtcgaggagcagctgcgctCCTTGGACAGGGAGTAG
- the LOC122622962 gene encoding mitochondrial import inner membrane translocase subunit Tim13: MAPNQHDLERIRQQIVLANIQELIQKMTRRCFDVCIAMPGLELRSTEHDCLANCMDRFMDSVQVVSCQYFRRRRRHQQIRLARSSPAATSASTSTSIPKSPATSASEPAPSASNEEKVK, encoded by the coding sequence ATGGCGCCCAACCAGCACGACCTCGAGCGGATTCGCCAGCAGATCGTGTTGGCCAACATCCAGGAGCTGATCCAGAAGATGACGCGTCGCTGCTTCGACGTATGCATCGCCATGCCGGGACTGGAGTTGCGCTCCACGGAGCACGATTGCCTGGCCAACTGTATGGATCGGTTCATGGACTCGGTGCAGGTGGTGTCGTGCCAGTACTTCCGACGCCGGCGTCGCCATCAGCAAATCCGTTTGGCCCGCTCCTCCCCCGCAGCCACATCCGCAtctacatccacatccataccTAAATCCCCAGCAACCAGCGCATCTGAACCCGCACCTAGTGCCTCCAATGAGGAAAAGGTCAAATGA